Part of the Sulfuricurvum sp. genome is shown below.
TCCACATTCATTCCATTTTCAGCTTATCTATCATCTATCTAATGCTAACTTGAGACTTTATATGTTGAAGCGTTTTAGGTCCAATTCCTTTAACATTAACCAGTTCATCTACGCTCTTAAAACCACCATGAGCTTTACGATATTTCAAAATCTCACCAGCCTTAGTCGGTCCTATTCCATTCAGTGTTTGTAACTGCGCAGAATTAGCACTATTCACGTTTACCACCGCAAAAAGAGAAGAAAATATAAACATTACCAAGAAAATAATTTTAACCATAATAAACCTTTTGTATTAGTTCATAGTATTTTATCTTCTTGGGTTTAAAGTGTCAAGTTGAAATAATATAAATCGTCTAGAATTATCATGGTATATATGACATTCCATGTAGTAAATGTGTACAGAACATCTTATTTTGTAGCTTAGTCGTGTATTGCAGATTGTTGATGTTCAAAACAAGCTCAACAATAGACCGAGAAAAATATTGGGATATAAAACACCTTCAGAAGTGTTCTTTGATACAATTACGAAATCTTATTCTGTAGCTTAACTGTGTGTTGCACTTACTATTTGAATGGGCGAGATTAATTGATGAGTTACGATTAATAAAATAGCGTATCTAAGAGGCTTTAATTTTAGGATTTGATGTTGATTTATGACTTAATGTAAAAGAAGGGGTTGTGATTGTAAAAAGAATGG
Proteins encoded:
- a CDS encoding helix-hairpin-helix domain-containing protein, with product MVKIIFLVMFIFSSLFAVVNVNSANSAQLQTLNGIGPTKAGEILKYRKAHGGFKSVDELVNVKGIGPKTLQHIKSQVSIR